Proteins found in one Strigops habroptila isolate Jane chromosome W, bStrHab1.2.pri, whole genome shotgun sequence genomic segment:
- the LOC115619025 gene encoding LOW QUALITY PROTEIN: SUN domain-containing protein 3-like (The sequence of the model RefSeq protein was modified relative to this genomic sequence to represent the inferred CDS: inserted 2 bases in 2 codons; substituted 2 bases at 2 genomic stop codons) produces MTAVQEIINEVLEKLEESQVPMTDYTLKSSGAAVIPEYTSPSFXNTADKIILHSLPVLDYVRCPEFILEKENNLGNCWPFHGSQGQVLIKLSVPIIPRAXHVSGTMLHGDSISSAPKDXAVYGVMEEQEEQLLGQFTFLVPLNPSQTFQLKNVLSGFVNYIMLQVLSNWGHPDYTCLYXLRVHSDPPNDMGKVSL; encoded by the exons GCTGTTCAAGAGATCATCAATGAAGTCTTggagaagctggaagaaagCCAAGTCCCAATGACTGATTATACCCTCAAATCATCAG gGGCTGCTGTCATTCCTGAATACACAAGTCcatctttctgaaatacagcagataAAATTATCTTGCATTCCCTGCCAGTGCTGGATTATGTGAGGTGTCCTGAGTTTATTCTTGAG aaggaaaataatctaGGAAACTGCTGGCCCTTCCATGGAAGTCAAGGACAGGTCCTCATCAAGCTCTCTGTGCCAATCATTCCCAGAG GTCATGTCTCAGGGACGATGCTCCATGGAGACAGTATCTCCAGTGCTCCAAAGG TTGCTGTCTAT GGCGTGATGGAAGAACAGGAGGAGCAGTTACTGGGACAGTTCACTTTCCTGGTGCCGCTGAATCCCAGTCAGACCTTTCAGCTGAAG AACGTGCTCTCTGGGTTTGTGAATTACATCATGCTGCAAGTGCTGAGCAACTGGGGCCACCCAGACTACACCTGCCTATATTGACTCAGGGTGCACAGTGATCCTCCAAATGACATGGGGAAGGTGTCACTTTGA